One window of Fusarium keratoplasticum isolate Fu6.1 chromosome 2, whole genome shotgun sequence genomic DNA carries:
- a CDS encoding CHAT domain-containing protein, which produces MQESSTVADLEVEISKRMADVAMTLRDLYRYTKAGSDLNEAAEMARKAIRRTSHGSPHRPQVLRDLAMILDDQFSLAGTLTTFEEVIEVSRQVVQAAPKGHPARLQYLDELSQRLFDESIRHPERDDYKVECLEVTQTLIEETPEDDPERPHHLVHLALVLGNMYRQTRAIQNLEQGIDLMQQAFRKLPGRRSDYPRYLHISAKMLQDQYLHAKGTLSHTEALRVTREAVDAVPEDNPRRAMHLYYLGLMLKHMYYFMRQRSDLEEAIVVLQQAMAIPQDHDEEWVNQVTDLGNCLQTRFMLTNSVQDLGEALALARNAVECTPQDSAELGSIVCDLAARLEMRHEMTGSLPDLDESIEILRSFLQSTSGHTTSRGELLQALGNRIGSRYDLSGSMADLEESIKLSRQAIDETPSTNPRWIFCLSSLATGTYTRYLRTGAMADLDEAIEIMSTVAGRSQDAPDCRNFFAYNLGKYLQARYRRSRDSSDIERAIELARQLVQAPVHPLDHSQRQEYLEQLSGALSLRAEDSGDLTDLDEAVELAREAKVTTPTDHLSWPMMLSSLGLVLGKRFKKTQDISDLNEAIELALQAASSLGEGHPNRAENLSLAAALLNVKFGVTRAESDSQQATSLLQEALLQAEAPVGTRINAGSDLALRCFVDENWEQAYEAAKLTTSLINQQGLRSIPNSDKQELLKRTGGLSSTAAALALHHGEDPLTALSLLEKGRGVIALSLDEINADVTDLGENYPNLATSFVRLRSQLMKVETKTEERERSTWSVERNPRYEAGNKFEKLLLEIRQQPGFENFLLAPDESEVRYAARHGPIAIINATAVRCDAILVETHQVRSLPLPLFNYKDTFEHVRNDTLKSSQALEWLWHCIASPVLTALGFNQPPSNNAWPHVWWVTTGLLTKFPIHAAGLHSKCSSETVIDRVISSYHTSVQAILRNRRRPIPTVTSPEVLLVAMGHTPGASRLPFASEEITAVRDVCKSMSLTTTEPGPRKQDILSCLPQCRLFHFAGHGCADLKDPLQSYLCHSKDRAGSITVSNLMDTDLRSSFPFLAYLSACSTGQVQIEELMDESLHLISGFQLAGFRHVIGTLWEVQDELCVDMARITYEGMWERGMTDESVSWGLHKATRELRDRWVREMEGESRSIRSSGGELGRDGVKALEGTQEDEHNDRSRDILSCDEDAPSPHWVPYVHYGV; this is translated from the coding sequence ATGCAGGAAAGCAGCACAGTCGCTGATCTGGAGGTGGAAATATCGAAGCGTATGGCTGATGTCGCGATGACATTGCGGGATCTCTATCGCTACACCAAGGCAGGGTCTGATCTCAACGAGGCTGCGGAAATGGCAAGGAAAGCCATTCGCAGGACCTCGCATGGAAGCCCTCATCGGCCCCAGGTTTTGCGGGACCTCGCCATGATACTCGACGACCAATTCTCCCTGGCTGGAACCCTCACGACGTTTGAGGAGGTGATCGAAGTCTCGCGTCAGGTCGTGCAAGCAGCCCCAAAGGGTCATCCAGCTCGATTGCAATATTTGGATGAGCTTTCGCAACGACTGTTTGATGAGTCTATTCGTCATCCCGAGAGGGATGATTACAAGGTGGAATGTCTCGAAGTCACTCAGACCTTGATTGAAGAAACCCCAGAAGATGACCCAGAACGACCTCATCATTTGGTTCATCTGGCATTGGTTCTTGGGAATATGTACCGACAGACGAGAGCGATACAGAATCTCGAGCAGGGCATTGATCTCATGCAGCAGGCCTTCAGAAAATTACCAGGGCGTCGTTCTGACTATCCACGGTATTTACATATATCAGCCAAGATGCTCCAGGATCAGTATCTCCATGCCAAGGGGACACTGAGCCATACAGAAGCTCTCAGGGTTACTAGAGAGGCAGTGGATGCAGTCCCAGAAGATAACCCCAGGAGGGCTATGCATTTATACTACCTTGGACTCATGTTGAAGCACATGTACTACTTCATGAGGCAAAGAAGTgacctcgaggaggccatcgtGGTCCTTCAGCAGGCGATGGCAATCCCTCAAGATCACGATGAAGAATGGGTCAACCAGGTTACTGATCTAGGAAACTGCCTACAGACACGGTTTATGCTCACAAACTCGGTTCAAGACCTGGGCGAGGCTCTTGCGCTGGCCAGAAACGCGGTCGAGTGTACTCCCCAGGATTCCGCAGAGCTAGGAAGCATTGTTTGCGACTTGGCAGCTCGCCTCGAGATGAGACATGAGATGACGGGGTCACTCCCCGATCTTGACGAGTCCATTGAAATCCTCAGAAGCTTTCTCCAATCAACATCAGGCCACACCACATCACGAGGGGAGTTGCTACAAGCACTGGGAAATAGAATCGGGTCACGCTATGATCTCTCGGGCAGCATGGCCGACCTCGAAGAAAGTATCAAGCTCTCTAGGCAGGCGATTGATGAGACTCCCAGCACAAATCCAAGGTGGATATTTTGTCTCAGCAGCTTAGCCACTGGAACTTATACAAGATATCTTCGTACGGGGGCAATGGCGGACCTTGATGAGGCCATCGAAATTATGTCAACAGTGGCTGGGAGATCCCAAGACGCGCCTGACTGTCGGAATTTCTTTGCTTACAACCTCGGGAAATATCTGCAGGCCAGATACAGGAGGTCGAGAGACTCCTCTGACATTGAAAGGGCTATTGAACTAGCCAGACAGCTGGTCCAGGCACCCGTGCATCCGCTCGATCACTCTCAACGTCAAGAATACCTGGAACAACTATCGGGTGCTTTGAGTCTTCGTGCCGAGGACTCTGGGGACTTGAccgaccttgacgaggctgTGGAATTGGCAAGAGAAGCAAAAGTCACGACACCCACAGATCATCTCAGCTGGCCAATGATGTTGAGCAGTCTTGGGCTTGTTCTGGGAAAGAGATTTAAGAAGACACAAGACATCTCTGATCTCAACGAGGCCATAGAGCTGGCTTTGCAAGCGGCCAGCTCTCTAGGCGAAGGGCATCCTAACCGAGCCGAGAATCTTTCGCTGGCTGCAGCACTCCTCAACGTGAAGTTCGGCGTGACAAGAGCCGAGAGTGATAGTCAGCAGGCTACATCGTTGCTTCAAGAAGCACTGCTCCAAGCTGAGGCACCTGTCGGAACTCGTATCAACGCTGGCTCAGATCTTGCTTTGCGATGCTTCGTAGATGAGAACTGGGAACAGGCTTACGAAGCGGCCAAGCTTACGACTAGCCTCATAAACCAGCAAGGACTCCGTTCGATTCCAAATTCAGACAAGCAGGAACTGCTGAAAAGGACGGGGGGCCTTTCATCTACTGCAGCGGCCTTGGCGCTTCACCATGGAGAAGATCCACTGACCGCACTGAGTCTTCTCGAAAAGGGGCGGGGCGTGATTGCCTTGTCTCTCGACGAGATAAACGCCGATGTCACCGATCTGGGAGAAAATTACCCCAATCTAGCTACAAGTTTTGTCCGGCTCCGAAGCCAACTGATGAAGGTTGAGACAAAGACCGAAGAGCGGGAAAGGTCTACATGGAGCGTTGAACGGAATCCACGCTACGAGGCAGGGAACAAGTTCGAGAAACTACTCCTTGAGATCCGCCAGCAGCCCGGGTTTGAGAACTTCTTGCTTGCTCCAGATGAGTCAGAGGTACGCTATGCGGCGAGACATGGCCCaattgccatcatcaatgcGACCGCTGTCCGGTGCGATGCGATCCTAGTTGAAACCCATCAAGTCCGGTCATTACCCTTGCCGCTTTTCAACTACAAAGATACGTTCGAGCATGTCAGGAATGATACCCTTAAGAGCTCCCAAGCTCTTGAGTGGCTATGGCACTGCATCGCGAGTCCAGTCCTAACCGCCCTGGGGTTTAACCAGCCCCCCTCGAACAATGCCTGGCCTCATGTTTGGTGGGTTACGACGGGACTGCTCACCAAGTTTCCCATCCACGCAGCTGGTCTTCACTCAAAATGTTCTTCTGAGACCGTCATTGACAGAGTCATCTCGTCCTATCACACTTCTGTCCAAGCGATTCTTCGCAACCGCAGGCGCCCCATCCCTACAGTTACATCACCTGAAGTGCTCCTAGTTGCGATGGGGCATACTCCTGGGGCCTCTAGATTGCCTTTCGCGTCTGAGGAGATCACCGCTGTTCGCGACGTGTGCAAGTCAATGTCACTCACCACGACAGAGCCAGGGCCTCGGAAGCAGGATATTCTATCATGCCTCCCCCAGTGCCGGCTATTTCACTTCGCTGGCCATGGTTGCGCTGACCTAAAAGATCCATTGCAGAGCTACCTTTGCCACAGCAAAGATAGAGCCGGTTCTATAACGGTTTCAAACCTAATGGACACGGACCTGAGAAGCAGCTTCCCGTTCCTTGCCTACCTGTCTGCTTGCAGCACCGGGCAAGTGCAGATTGAAGAACTGATGGATGAGAGTCTTCACCTGATCAGTGGTTTTCAGCTGGCAGGGTTCCGGCACGTCATTGGCACGCTATGGGAAGTACAGGATGAGCTTTGCGTAGACATGGCGAGGATCACATATGAGGGCATGTGGGAAAGAGGTATGACGGACGAGTCAGTCTCTTGGGGACTACACAAGGCTACGAGGGAGCTTCGAGACCGTTGGGTACGCGAGATGGAAGGAGAATCTAGATCTATCAGATCCTCTGGGGGAGAGTTGGGACGTGATGGAGTCAAGGCTCTTGAAGGAACTCAAGAGGATGAACACAATGACAGGTCCAGAGATATCTTGTCGTGCGACGAGGATGCCCCTTCTCCACATTGGGTCCCGTATGTTCATTACGGGGTTTGA